Proteins encoded within one genomic window of Besnoitia besnoiti strain Bb-Ger1 chromosome II, whole genome shotgun sequence:
- a CDS encoding hypothetical protein (encoded by transcript BESB_037340) has translation MEGERVARSPKAPDSAEEFFSDDIVAGASFPLSSTCRGHARHRRGPRTPRSNSVSSAPSSSNASPDCSPFRCGGEGSRVRTSEVTVDCRRRASLGSWAEEKGDACVRSTGYSLRSFGLSGGQTAPKSPRALLSAEAPFLPPEDTKNRDAAAARVLYSSSSSSTCSANPLSAPRCPTSPRLFSEASSSSVLPAGSSRLCQSLARYGSPSLFPDSSDMCVRVKPAEKLAMTHGRGDKSGPHEGAKAARGGFATPVASSSPSPSRRASSSSFSSCSPSSVSAASASRSPVLPRLAPPPGLRPCFFETAVHATASPPEAPVDAGRDALLYPSYSRASTSSIGSGGHPSPLHSPGGALEPPADGARVDTLNIVSFNAGLLEYRLCGLQIYQNPPFTRRRLTHIPVSLLDTKSDIICLQEVYDDVHADFLVDSMRHVFPYVGRRTSGGRFALHNGLMVLSRFPILHTRFHPFHDVTYIERLFGSKGMLECCIDIPSVGVVALFNIHLASGAVDPESPYVEALRSAEIQQVLSACEDAGVRGEIPVVVGDLNAAPDLCASNYKSFVERGWRDCWLQVHGNRDVLLRHHLVHQQQMLLQHDLNPDILEERQRQVQLELEHLLRQHKIQQRMLAADVQKRKGSSQRAPAKASGGGSARRGEDGESQKAEEMRPLCARRERPSGSERARKFLEAEFRDGYHPLSPNGEVVAVAGPAPRQERPFATNGQDELAAGSSRSGGCAHVAVEMAALHSTLSPRKNSRFEELSASQAASTLSTTAPPSLQVLPMAVGAESSRARGERLRSLPADADGDLERGGQDAEAAQASGQADEERRLLTEAVHLTTQKVEQKIQHARATNGWSAMAGLGGAAMVAAEDSEATTTDDAEEWLLRKKERGEGLSSFRQASGALRCARSSSLLLAGGSLVTSPAHAEDEEDEWKDREEFTWDPQNPLNSIGPHAGCHGLRCDYVFLPPQRLSGGLKAFVPVAGEILLREPRVMVDACCFGCLGQVMLVTLSDHYALKITLRRSASFDCLTVSQSPSMQLALREANLFCGLPGTLSDGEAEEEEAAGAGAAEGADLEQAAPATAEPDGL, from the exons ATGGAGGGGGAGCGCGTT GCACGCtcgccgaaggcgcctgaCTCTGCAGAGGAGTTCTTTTCCGACGATATTGTGGCAGGCGCCAGTTTTCCTTTGTCTTCCACCTGCCGAGGGCACGCGCGGCAccggcgaggcccgcgcacgccgcgctcCAACTCGGTGTCcagcgcgccttcttccagCAATGCGTCGCCTGACTGCTCGCcctttcgctgcggcggagaaggctcACGTGTGCGTACATCCGAGGTGACTGTGgactgccgcaggcgcgcgtctctaGGCTCCTgggcggaggagaagggcgaTGCGTGCGTTCGTTCCACTGGATACAGTTTGCGTTCTTTCGGTTTGAGCGGGGGGCagacggcgccgaagagTCCGCGAGCTCTGCTgtccgccgaggcgcccttCTTGCCGCCGGAGGACACCAAAAATagagacgcggcagcggcccgcGTCCTCtattcgtcgtcgtcctcctccaccTGCTCAGCGAATCCGCTCTCCGCTCCACGTTGCCCAACGTCGCCCCGATTGTTTTCTGaagcgtcttcttcttctgttcTCCCCGCGGgttcttcgcgtctctgccaGTCGCTCGCTCGCTAcggctcgccttctctgtttCCCGATTCTTCAGACATGTGTGTTCGCGTGAAGCCCGCCGAAAAGCTGGCGATGACTCACGGTCGAGGCGACAAATCCGGGCCGCATGAAGGCGCCAAAGCTGCGCGGGGCGGTTTTGCGACGCCGgttgcctcctcctcgccgtcgccctcgcggcgagcctcctcttcgtccttctccaGTTGCTCCCCCAGTTCCgtgtctgccgcctctgcctcgcgctcgcccgtgcttccgcgcctcgcgccgcctccaggtCTGCGCCCGTGCTTCTTTGAAACTGCGGTCCACGCaacggcctcgccgccggaggcgccggtGGACGCCGGCCGAGACGCGCTGCTATATCCGTCCTATAGTCGGGCAAGCACGTCGTCGATTGGGTCTGGAGGGCACCCCTCACCCCTCCACAGCCCCGGAGGAGCTCTCGAGCCtccggcggacggcgcgcgggTCGACACACTCAACATTGTATCTTTCAACGCTGGCCTCTTGGAGTatcgtctctgcggccttcaAATCTACCAAAATCCTCCCTTCACTCGCCGACGTCTCACGCACATTCCTG TTTCCCTCTTGGACACCAAGAGCGACATCATCTGCCTCCAGGAAGTCTACGACGACGTGCACGCGGACTTCCTTGTGGACTCCATGCGGCACGTTTTCCCCTACGTCG GCCGACGAACTTCCGGCGGACGTTTCGCTCTTCACAACGGCTTGATGGTTTTGAGTCGCTTTCCTATTCTCCACACGCGCTTCCATCCGTTCCACGAT GTAACGTACATCGAGAGACTCTTTGGCTCGAAGGGCATGCTGGAGTGCTGCATCGACATCCCGAGCGTCGGCGTCG TCGCGCTCTTCAATATTCACCTGGCGAGTGGGGCCGTGGATCCTGAGTCGCCCTACGTGGAGGCGctccgcagcgcggagaTTCAGCAGGTGCTCAGTGcctgcgaagacgcaggcgtccgcggcgagatccccgtcgtcgtcggcgactTGAACGCCG CTCCGGATCTGTGTGCGAGCAACTACAAGTCGTTCGTGGAGCGGGGCTGGAGGGACTGCTGGCTGCAGGTTCATGGCAACCGCgacgtgctgctgcggcaccaTTTGGTGCATCAGCAGCAGATGCTTCTGCAGCACGACTTGAACCCGGACATCCTCgaggagcgccagcggcaaGTTCAGCTCGAGCTGGAGCATCTCCTGCGCCAGCACAAGATTCAGCAGCGCATGCTCGCGGCGGACGTGCAGAAGCGGAAGggcagcagccagcgcgcccccgcgaaggcgagcggcgggggcagtgcgcggcgcggcgaggacggcgagtcacagaaggcggaggaaatGCGCCCgctgtgcgcgcggcgcgagcgacccTCGGGCAGCGAGCGTGCGCGCAAGTTCCTGGAGGCGGAGTTCCGGGACGGGTATCACCCGCTGTCGCCGAACGGGGAGGTCGTCGCTGTGGCAGGCCCCGCGCCACGCCAGGAGAGGCCCTTCGCGACCAACGGGCAAGATGAGCTCGCGGCCGGCTCCAGTCGGagtggaggctgcgcgcaCGTCGCTGTCGAgatggcggcgctgcactcGACCCTATCTCCGCGGAAAAACAGCCGCTTCGAGGAGCTGTCGGCTTCGCAGGCCGCCTCCACGCTGTCGACTACAGCCCCGCCGTCCTTGCAGGTCCTCCCGATGGCAGTTGGAGCCGAGAGTTCCCGCGCAcggggcgagcgcctccgctcgctgccggctgacgccgacggcgacctcgagcgaggagggcaagacgcagaggctgcgcaggcctctGGGCAagccgacgaggagaggcggcTCCTCACCGAGGCCGTCCACCTGACCACGCAGAAAGTCGAGCAGAAAATCCAGCACGCCCGCGCCACCAACGGATGGAGCGCGATGGCtgggctcggcggcgccg CGAtggtcgcggcggaggactccgaggcgacgacgacagacgacgcggaggagtgGCTGCTGCGGAAGAAGGAGCGTGGGGAGGGTTTGTCGAGTTTTCGGCAGGCGTCGggtgcgctgcgctgcgcgcgctcgtcgtcgctgctgctggcggggGGCTCGCTGGTCAcctcgccggcgcacgcggaggacgaagaggacgagtGGAAAGACCGCGAGGAGTTCACTTGGGATCCACAGAATCCGCTCAACTCCATTGGGCCGCATGCGGGCTGCCACGGGCTGCGCTGCGACTACGTGTtcctgcctccgcagcgacTGAGCGGGGGGCTGAAGGCCTTTGTGCCCGTCGCGGGCGAGAtcctgctgcgcgagccACGCGTGATGGTGGATGCTTGCTGCTTCGGCTGCCTCGGGCAGGTGATGCTGGTCACGCTCAGTGACCACTACGCGCTGAAGATCAccctgcggcgctccgcTTCCTTCGACTGCCTCACTGTCTCGCAAAGCCCCAGCATGCAACTTgccctgcgcgaggcgaaccTCTTCTGCGGTCTCCCGGGAACGCTGAGCGACGGGGAagccgaagaggaagaagccgctggcgcgggagccgcagagggcgccgaccTTGAGcaagcggcgccagcgactGCGGAGCCCGACGGCCTCtga